The following are encoded in a window of Mustelus asterias unplaced genomic scaffold, sMusAst1.hap1.1 HAP1_SCAFFOLD_35, whole genome shotgun sequence genomic DNA:
- the LOC144482335 gene encoding histone H2A-like translates to MSGRGKSGGKARAKAKSRSSRAGLQFPVGRVHRHLRKGNYAERVGAGAPVYLAAVLEYLTAEILELAGNAARENKKTRIIPRHLQLAVRNDEELNKLLGGVTIAQGGVLPNIQAVLLPKKTSAASSKSK, encoded by the coding sequence atgtctggaagaggaaagagcggcgggaaagctcgggccaaggccaagtctcgctcctcccgggctggactgcagttcccggtgggccgtgttcacaggcacctgagaaagggcaactatgctgagcgtgtgggtgccggagccccggtctatctggctgctgtgctcgagtatctgaccgctgaaatcctggagctggccgggaacgcggcccgggagaacaagaagacccgcatcatccccagacacctgcagctggccgtccgcaacgacgaggagctcaacaagctgctgggaggagtgACCATCGCTCAGGGCGGGGTGCTGCCCAATATCCAGGCCGTGCTGCTGCCCAAGAAAACTTCTGCGGCCTCGTCCAAGAGCAAGTGA